The genomic stretch AGAAATTGAGCATGGTGGACCTGAAAGTGTAGGTTGCACAGAGAGGGATATTAGGAATTTTGAGAAAGAATTAAGAGATGAACAAAAGGGGATTGATGCTGAAACTCTGATAGAATTCTTTACATCTGAGAAAGAGAAGAACAAAGCATTTTTCTTTGACTATGAGACAGATTCAGAAAATAAGTTCAGCCGATGTTTTTGGGCGGATTCTAAATCAAGGGTGGCCTATAGTGTATTTGGTGATGTTGTTGTGTTTGATTCCACTTATAACACCAATAATTATGCAATGATTTTTACAGCTTTCGTTGGGGTTAATCATTATCATCAAACTATAGTTTTTGGTTGTGGATTTCTAAGTGACGAGAAAACTGAATCATATATTTGGTTgcttaaaaaatttattgaagCTATGCCGACAAGTGCACCAAAATCAATAATCACTGATCAAGATCAAGCATTGACAAAAGCACTTGCTCGAGTTTTGCCGGAAACAGTGCATCGGTATTGCTTATGGCACATATTGAACAAATTTCCTCAAAAGATTTCTCCAGTAACTTTTCGGGACCACTATCAGAGTATAAAAAAGTGTTATAAAAAATTCTACATCTCCGGAGGAATTCGAGCATGGTTGGAAGGATGTAATTAGATGTGCTAACTTGGAGCAAAATAGTTGGATATTGTTGATGTATGAACTGCGGCATAAGTGGGTTCCAACATACTTTAGTCATGTATTCTGAAGGTAAACAcgttgtgtgtttgtgtattacggagtaagcaagtgtgcacagagaaaactaatgcaagtgcttggtcaagacaccacgctccttaaatccactggatcaccaggtccaggaactcaagagaacacggagtatttttgtcgttggacacactcgactccccttcaaaaaaatattaaatccctcaacccgaatactataaataagtatagggaagcggggtcgatcccacgaagatggattcgtgaagtagtgcttagagactctggaaacaagcggctgctgccacgcaaaaaggttgagaattttaactacttctagacctagacacgaaatgtaaatgctagacctagggcACAGAACATGTaatagaatcagacttcaatactgagagacacattttgCTTCCTGGATGGAGTAGACGACTAACTAATAAAGACTAGACAGGgagaataaaacagcggggaccatgactccaattatagcaagtacggctaaagttgcaaataacaaactcatgctccaactaacaacgacatgcatttccttaccgattcaagcacgcaaatggagaaaacagagcatatatctagattcgaacagaatataaagatttggatgccagaaacttgctatgaaccggaaatacatcagatctacgtaaactaggtgaaatgaaatgaaaacacgtaaactaggcatgaaattaaatcaatcttgcacagattcacgtcggatgcttaatccactccggatctaaGCGATCCAaacccaacaacagacacaACCGACTCCATAACTCCTgttttcacagatctgctccgatcaactccgaattcaaacaactccacaactccAGCGAACTCAACCCTCCGATTTATCCACaacagactccgatcacccagatccaactgcaaacctgcataaattcagacAACAACtacgaaacgcatccaactcgaacaatccaactccaaaattccgAAAATCAAcgtaacagaaaatcaaacttgcattaaaattagagaatattcggcaaaacaaacaaatagagctccgagcttcgaacagcgaagctcggcgaaatcaGGAAAGTATGAAAgtagaaattaaattgtttcttcgccccacagaaggacggtgttacaacccacaataGCTTCAAAGAAAACTAAACTTGAACCCCGGTGCgaaccctgaatctccccatGAAAAGAatccaagtgtgtgaaaagtgaactaagctacaggttgttagcgaggcctccaacccAGAAGGTCCCTCCAACGTGCAtgtttctcccttttatagatgcggacatagccttctagagtcttcgtagaaatctctattctacccttcaactccgaggtttcctccgtcaagcaattttccgcataatgtccactcatgcgcctatttcctaggtccacgtaactgtcctcctcctttcctggacctggcgaaaaatcttcacacacctggcttaaaacgtgcgttagacccagaaattttacgaattaaagccctagacctatgcatgaaattagccttatcaaactgctcacacttaaaccatgcttgtcctcaagtatgaaagacaagaaaaagaaataaggcgaatttcaatgcacggttctcaagaacgactctacaaacaagacactaacacagaAACAGACTCCTAAACCTAGACACATACagactcagaaaagaaaataacacaaaaagaacacaaaacacaacaaataagcatgcactagtttcaacttttaggcgactgtccccacaagcttaagttctctttgatcgtctacagtcttcaaatcctccctctTCCTTTGTCGACCTAAACGGcccgtcagtttgtcaagatagcctattgatttcccagccattaggttcgctcgatcactcattcctcaccagggatgttaggatcaaaacgctccaaagttaaagttacaccactgatgcgttgggttatgagagtttttccTTTCTATCATCTTCTCCCCCCtttttttcctgggtcaggtaatttttttcttcctgcccttaggtaattaatcttctttttcctctttttatttcccccctggacttcgtccagcttatacctccgtttttttttctttttcctttcaatatatatatatatatatatatatatattttattatttactcctcccctggacttcgtccagcttatacctccttttcctggacttcgtccagcttatacctccataacccattttttctcctttatactctactccctaagcatccaATGGTTGCCCAtttttttacatgttagctcaaagtgtttaggcttataactcactttaaagtagggctgcacagctaggttatctaaggcattttctatcgtccttagttcattcagaccgcttttagtttgTTAAGGAaaagggcatcaaagttgacgtgtatcctttcttcaattgctcttactaagggaatttttgccttattgtatccactagctcatgcaacacgcaacacacaaacaaaactgAAAACTCTAAGACTCTTAttcacagaaaaagaaaaaaaaaagcaaatacttgcacctattccctccccctcccacttcactcaagcttgtccccaaactatcctagtgaaggggggaaatagggaagtatAAAAGACACAAAACAGaccacaaacaaacaaacagcatgctagaaacaaaacaaacttctcacacttagaccgtacaccgggctaagtgggagaaggctcaacaaacaaaaccaaacatgtaaaaataaacgcaaccccttctcacacttagaccaaagattaggctaagtgtgggaagttgcaacacatatgtacaaaaCAAAGCATGCTGGCACGGATAAACATAACGGAAAGCAATAAAAAAAggatgaaaagtaaaagttacttgggttaggggggttcaattcggggtctggccccctcgggagccagacttgggcggcacggcctgttgggtcactttagctttctttctcGCCGGCGATTCTTGattaatctccaatttcccaaaaatatccatgaaatccaccggctctcccttcttcttcttggcttccccccggcttgggaagggcttcagtcgcttccctgctccgatAGAGCTTTCAACTGAGAATTCTCCGATTTGTTCCCTTACTGCCTTACTTCTCAATgctggctctggatcgaggaagaatggttcagttgaccTAGGCAgaggtttctccaaat from Salvia splendens isolate huo1 chromosome 15, SspV2, whole genome shotgun sequence encodes the following:
- the LOC121766915 gene encoding protein FAR1-RELATED SEQUENCE 5-like — translated: MNNEGDINSLSESMNDDLYAPQVANDRKPKIGMRFATVADAFAFYNQYAREAGFSARSSSTKKNKKTNELVWKQFVCFKAGQTDENRSKKRALSGDTINSRARGEVRTDCKARASIVKQQTGPDWSVSVFVEGHNHGLSTPSKVHLLRSHCNVSIANRVLTQQLSEANIPTCQQMQLLEIEHGGPESVGCTERDIRNFEKELRDEQKGIDAETLIEFFTSEKEKNKAFFFDYETDSENKFSRCFWADSKSRVAYSVFGDVVVFDSTYNTNNYAMIFTAFVGVNHYHQTIVFGCGFLSDEKTESYIWLLKKFIEAMPTSAPKSIITDQDQALTKALARVLPETVHRYCLWHILNKFPQKISPVTFRDHYQSIKKCYKKFYISGGIRAWLEGCN